AGATAACCAGATTGCTGTTGCCAGTCAATCACAACGCTGCGGCCTGCAGCTCGATGGCCCTGAACTGATGAGAAAGCAGTTACAAGTTTCTGTCCTCCCTTTTGAGCATAGTTTCTCCATATACGGACATTTCCATCACCTACAGTATGAAAAATAGATATCACAAGGAGTACATATGTACAGATACAAGAGACAGCCATAAAGAGGCAAGGCGTACTTGAGCCAACTAAAAGCAAGCTTTCATCAAGCTCATTGATAAGTAAAAGTTTGGATAGTCCTCTGTCAGATAACTTGTGGTTTTCGAAAGTATTCACTGGTAGAGCATCGTCATAATTCCACACTCTGGCATGAATATAAAAGAATAAAACTTTAGACACCTGAAGTCATTATTTGAATTATCAATTTTCATGAGGTTCTAACAATATATATTTTACCTTATTTGCTCGTTTTCATCAGCTGCAACGACGATTGGAGAAAAAGGTAACAGCAATGCTGATTTTGTACCCAACTCAAACTTTGTATCCCAGCTAGCAATTTGGCTAGTCATCTTGCATGCTGCTATCCCCGCCAACCACAAAAAGGGAAAAGGGGAACCATCACAAATGAGAGCCAAATAACTAACATAACTAATAAAAAACAGTAACTGAATGCAGAGTAAGCGGTCAATCCACGTACAGGAACGCTGGCACTTAGCGATGCAATCCAGTGCAGTTcgttccctctcttctcttctagcAGTTACTTCCCCATTATCATCAGACCCGGTTAGAAGAGGCCTAGAGAAGTGGCCACAACTCCAGTTGTAAATTGTTGATTGGGGAAGTATATTAAGCTCACTGGTACTGGGGGCTGCAGCAGAGCTTAAGAGCGGATCAGCTAAGCCATCAGGTGAGTTCAAGAGATGTGGTCTGAACTCCATAGAACACACGCGGCGCAACCCTGTAAGGTAATCATGCTGAGGTGGACTAACAGGAGGGGTCCTAAATGCCattgagattcctgcaaaagcattGAAAACGATCAGTGAAATAGTTAATCCCATTGGGAAAAAACTGAGAGGTACTACAAGCACATTGCAAGGAAAAAGGTTATAACTAACCAGAATTCATGTCAAACCAGGAAGAAGAACGTGCCATTCCTATGTTTGATGAAGGAGCAGATGTCTCTCCTGCACCCCCACTGCCAAATCTAGTATTTCTCATGACCACTTGCTCGACCCCTACAAGGGACAGTGCTCTCCGGCCAATATTTGCAATTCTAGGGTAAGGATCTTTAGCAATAGAGCACATCGTCGAAATAAATAGGGAATAAATTCCACTGTCAATAATAGGCCTTGACCTTGTGTAGCTGAGACCACCGTTACTTGCATTATCTCTCAGCAATATGCCTGAATCAGAGTGCTGAGAAGAATCATCTGACTGGGGAGACCCATGCATAATGCTATTTGTCGCAATCGGGCTGCTTGTAGAAATTCTTCCATCACGACCTGCGGCACTGGTATCACTACCAACCCTTAACACAGGACCAATATGAGAAGAAAGGCCACTGCTGCCTTGCAAAAAGTTACTGGGACTGTAAACATTGCTTGGGTTATTAATATTAGCCAATGATGGTAGTGACTTCAGCAGTGAATTGGTTTGAGGTCTCCAGTACTCCGCAGCAACAGATTTGAGATGTTTGTTGTGGCCCAGCGCAAAGCGAGTAAGAGCTGGAAAACATCGGCTTAACTCAAAATGATTGTTCATAGCTAAAAGGAGTCTACTATGTCCAAGACATTACTAAAAGGACTATCTAGGAAGTACAATGTATTTTCAGGTAGACTTACCTACAGAAACCTCAGCTCTAACAAGAGGGCTACCATCTGAAGTGACTTGCAGAAGGCTTCGAACAACATTTATTTCAGCTCTCACCTTTTCATCATCATCAGAGTCGTCATCACCTCCATTCACTGATGGAGATCCAATGTCCAACAGATTTCCAAGTGCAAAAACAGCAGAGGCTCTGACCTGCAAAGACCAAATATTTAATGCTCGCGTTGCGAACCTGCAATGATGAATAATTGACACACCAAGTCTAACCATACCTCAGGTTGAGGCTCAGACAATAAACATGTAACAATTTCGGGTGCATTTGATTGTAGACCAAGTAACTGAGCCTCAGGGAAATCTTCCCAGAGTTTGCCAAGGCATAAACAAAGCCATTGCAAAAGCAAAGGCTCTGTCTGTGCATCATGAGGATTCTCAGGTTGCAGATGTCTCAGGCAAACATCTATAAGACCTGCACTCATGCAAGCCTCTTGACCCCTCCTATGCCCATCCACAATAACTGCTAAAACGAAAGCAGCCATTGCACGCTGCTCCGGGTAAGCATCCAAACTATCAAGAAACCTGATAAAATATGCATGCCCTCCATCTTTCACCAAATCAACCTGGCATGACTGTCATTTGAAACAAAAAGAGCAACTGAGGTAAACAACAGAATCTTCAAGAGAATAGGAACAGCTGCTGAAGATTTTTAAGTAGAGTGCATACCTTATCAAGAGAGAGAATTTTTGTCCATATGAACACAAGAATTTGACGCAACTCCATCGCACTTGTTTGGAGCAGTTTGAGCACGTAAGGGAAGATACCAACAGATAAGGCCTAAAACAATGAAGTGCCAGAGTTTGAATATACTCGATAAGGAATAAATAGCCAGCACAATGTCAAAAAACAAATGAAGGCCTGCAGAATATGCCAACTCCATACCAAATCAACTGCCCATGGCCCCATATCAAGAAATCTTCCAAGCAGAACAAGTGCTCTAAATCTGTGTGATTGGCTAAGCAGGACCTACATAAAACATGATTGCATCAAGagcaaagaaaaacaagaaaagaaatataGTTGACAATTGTCTAGAGGTGTAGCACACTCCCAAATTAACACTGGTTACATGAGGTCATGAACTAATTAAGATGGCATATACAACAATATAAATAGAACCAATATGGTCCAAGTAGATAAGAAAAGGTGACTGGATCATCCAAACACTGTCTCTTGCCACTAGACTATTTGGAGAGTTTGTTACCATCTCAGATAACAATAGCATTAGTAGGCTCAAGAATAATTGGTCCGAGAAATTGTCTTACCTGAAGAACAATGGGTAACTGTTCAGGGGGTTTCTTATCCTCAGAGCCATGATCAAGCCACACTTCAAATGCTGTCAATTGTTCCGTGAAAAATGGGCTCGGCTGTTTGAGTAAGGAAACAAGCAAAGTTATGGTACTGAAGTGAGAATACTCCAATGGCAGAGCAATACCAACAAAATTTGTTTAAGTTTTTAGTGCTAAATTATTCAATGATAAAATAGGTAGCAAGACCTGAAACTCTGCATTAGGATCAGCAATCAAATGAGGAAGCTTGGAAAGGCAGATCTCCGCAGCCATGTCCCATGCATCCCTAACATTCAGCAAATTACGGTAAATGCAGAAAAGGCGCATAATATATATGGAAACAGAATGACTAATCTAGTCAATTACCACATATGATGTTGATGTGTGGGTGGCAATAGTGGGTACGTAATTGGAGAGCAGTTTGCAGACCGCATGATTCTCTCAGCAAGTAAGAAGTTGCGAAAG
This window of the Triticum aestivum cultivar Chinese Spring chromosome 5D, IWGSC CS RefSeq v2.1, whole genome shotgun sequence genome carries:
- the LOC123120355 gene encoding regulatory-associated protein of TOR 1 isoform X3, whose amino-acid sequence is MALGDLMASRLVHSSSSSSSSSLPTPSSAAVNHQTDRVDGELPVANGPELRREDAGEEDEEGRAVVLVPCLPQVVVLCEQRHEGFDEAAAAVAGPSTSGLVSKWRPKDRMKTGCVALVLCLNISVDPPDVIKISPCARMECWIDPFSMPPPKALESIGKTLHSQYERWQPKARYKLQLDPTVEEVKKLCNTCRKYARSERVLFHYNGHGVPKPTANGEIWVFNKSYTQYIPLPITDLDSWLKTPSIYVFDCSAAGMIVKAFLERLDWSSSSSASSVKDCILLAACEAHQTLPQSAEYPADVFTACLTTPIKMALHWFCKRSLLSGSLDHSLIDQIPGRQNDRKTLLGELNWIFTAITDTIAWNVLPHELFQRLFRQDLLVASLFRNFLLAERIMRSANCSPITYPLLPPTHQHHMWDAWDMAAEICLSKLPHLIADPNAEFQPSPFFTEQLTAFEVWLDHGSEDKKPPEQLPIVLQVLLSQSHRFRALVLLGRFLDMGPWAVDLALSVGIFPYVLKLLQTSAMELRQILVFIWTKILSLDKSCQVDLVKDGGHAYFIRFLDSLDAYPEQRAMAAFVLAVIVDGHRRGQEACMSAGLIDVCLRHLQPENPHDAQTEPLLLQWLCLCLGKLWEDFPEAQLLGLQSNAPEIVTCLLSEPQPEVRASAVFALGNLLDIGSPSVNGGDDDSDDDEKVRAEINVVRSLLQVTSDGSPLVRAEVSVALTRFALGHNKHLKSVAAEYWRPQTNSLLKSLPSLANINNPSNVYSPSNFLQGSSGLSSHIGPVLRVGSDTSAAGRDGRISTSSPIATNSIMHGSPQSDDSSQHSDSGILLRDNASNGGLSYTRSRPIIDSGIYSLFISTMCSIAKDPYPRIANIGRRALSLVGVEQVVMRNTRFGSGGAGETSAPSSNIGMARSSSWFDMNSGISMAFRTPPVSPPQHDYLTGLRRVCSMEFRPHLLNSPDGLADPLLSSAAAPSTSELNILPQSTIYNWSCGHFSRPLLTGSDDNGEVTARREERERTALDCIAKCQRSSCKMTSQIASWDTKFELGTKSALLLPFSPIVVAADENEQIRVWNYDDALPVNTFENHKLSDRGLSKLLLINELDESLLLVGSSDGNVRIWRNYAQKGGQKLVTAFSSVQGHRAAGRSVVIDWQQQSGYLYASGDMSSILVWDLDKEQLLNTIPSSADSGISALSASQVRPGQFAAGFIDASVRIFDVRTPDRLVYMARPHAPRTEKVVGIGFQPGFDPYKIVSASQAGDIQFLDVRRAAEPYLTIEAHRGSLTALAVHRHAPVIASGSAKQMIKVFSLEGEQLTIIRYQPSFMGQRIGSVNCLSFHPYKSLLAAGAGDNALVSIYAEDNYQVR
- the LOC123120355 gene encoding regulatory-associated protein of TOR 1 isoform X1 is translated as MALGDLMASRLVHSSSSSSSSSLPTPSSAAVNHQTDRVDGELPVANGPELRREDAGEEDEEGRAVVLVPCLPQVVVLCEQRHEGFDEAAAAVAGPSTSGLVSKWRPKDRMKTGCVALVLCLNISVDPPDVIKISPCARMECWIDPFSMPPPKALESIGKTLHSQYERWQPKARYKLQLDPTVEEVKKLCNTCRKYARSERVLFHYNGHGVPKPTANGEIWVFNKSYTQYIPLPITDLDSWLKTPSIYVFDCSAAGMIVKAFLERLDWSSSSSASSVKDCILLAACEAHQTLPQSAEYPADVFTACLTTPIKMALHWFCKRSLLSGSLDHSLIDQIPGRQNDRKTLLGELNWIFTAITDTIAWNVLPHELFQRLFRQDLLVASLFRNFLLAERIMRSANCSPITYPLLPPTHQHHMWDAWDMAAEICLSKLPHLIADPNAEFQPSPFFTEQLTAFEVWLDHGSEDKKPPEQLPIVLQVLLSQSHRFRALVLLGRFLDMGPWAVDLALSVGIFPYVLKLLQTSAMELRQILVFIWTKILSLDKSCQVDLVKDGGHAYFIRFLDSLDAYPEQRAMAAFVLAVIVDGHRRGQEACMSAGLIDVCLRHLQPENPHDAQTEPLLLQWLCLCLGKLWEDFPEAQLLGLQSNAPEIVTCLLSEPQPEVRASAVFALGNLLDIGSPSVNGGDDDSDDDEKVRAEINVVRSLLQVTSDGSPLVRAEVSVALTRFALGHNKHLKSVAAEYWRPQTNSLLKSLPSLANINNPSNVYSPSNFLQGSSGLSSHIGPVLRVGSDTSAAGRDGRISTSSPIATNSIMHGSPQSDDSSQHSDSGILLRDNASNGGLSYTRSRPIIDSGIYSLFISTMCSIAKDPYPRIANIGRRALSLVGVEQVVMRNTRFGSGGAGETSAPSSNIGMARSSSWFDMNSGISMAFRTPPVSPPQHDYLTGLRRVCSMEFRPHLLNSPDGLADPLLSSAAAPSTSELNILPQSTIYNWSCGHFSRPLLTGSDDNGEVTARREERERTALDCIAKCQRSSACKMTSQIASWDTKFELGTKSALLLPFSPIVVAADENEQIRVWNYDDALPVNTFENHKLSDRGLSKLLLINELDESLLLVGSSTPCLFMAVSCICTYVLLVISIFHTVGDGNVRIWRNYAQKGGQKLVTAFSSVQGHRAAGRSVVIDWQQQSGYLYASGDMSSILVWDLDKEQLLNTIPSSADSGISALSASQVRPGQFAAGFIDASVRIFDVRTPDRLVYMARPHAPRTEKVVGIGFQPGFDPYKIVSASQAGDIQFLDVRRAAEPYLTIEAHRGSLTALAVHRHAPVIASGSAKQMIKVFSLEGEQLTIIRYQPSFMGQRIGSVNCLSFHPYKSLLAAGAGDNALVSIYAEDNYQVR
- the LOC123120355 gene encoding regulatory-associated protein of TOR 1 isoform X2, yielding MALGDLMASRLVHSSSSSSSSSLPTPSSAAVNHQTDRVDGELPVANGPELRREDAGEEDEEGRAVVLVPCLPQVVVLCEQRHEGFDEAAAAVAGPSTSGLVSKWRPKDRMKTGCVALVLCLNISVDPPDVIKISPCARMECWIDPFSMPPPKALESIGKTLHSQYERWQPKARYKLQLDPTVEEVKKLCNTCRKYARSERVLFHYNGHGVPKPTANGEIWVFNKSYTQYIPLPITDLDSWLKTPSIYVFDCSAAGMIVKAFLERLDWSSSSSASSVKDCILLAACEAHQTLPQSAEYPADVFTACLTTPIKMALHWFCKRSLLSGSLDHSLIDQIPGRQNDRKTLLGELNWIFTAITDTIAWNVLPHELFQRLFRQDLLVASLFRNFLLAERIMRSANCSPITYPLLPPTHQHHMWDAWDMAAEICLSKLPHLIADPNAEFQPSPFFTEQLTAFEVWLDHGSEDKKPPEQLPIVLQVLLSQSHRFRALVLLGRFLDMGPWAVDLALSVGIFPYVLKLLQTSAMELRQILVFIWTKILSLDKSCQVDLVKDGGHAYFIRFLDSLDAYPEQRAMAAFVLAVIVDGHRRGQEACMSAGLIDVCLRHLQPENPHDAQTEPLLLQWLCLCLGKLWEDFPEAQLLGLQSNAPEIVTCLLSEPQPEVRASAVFALGNLLDIGSPSVNGGDDDSDDDEKVRAEINVVRSLLQVTSDGSPLVRAEVSVALTRFALGHNKHLKSVAAEYWRPQTNSLLKSLPSLANINNPSNVYSPSNFLQGSSGLSSHIGPVLRVGSDTSAAGRDGRISTSSPIATNSIMHGSPQSDDSSQHSDSGILLRDNASNGGLSYTRSRPIIDSGIYSLFISTMCSIAKDPYPRIANIGRRALSLVGVEQVVMRNTRFGSGGAGETSAPSSNIGMARSSSWFDMNSGISMAFRTPPVSPPQHDYLTGLRRVCSMEFRPHLLNSPDGLADPLLSSAAAPSTSELNILPQSTIYNWSCGHFSRPLLTGSDDNGEVTARREERERTALDCIAKCQRSSACKMTSQIASWDTKFELGTKSALLLPFSPIVVAADENEQIRVWNYDDALPVNTFENHKLSDRGLSKLLLINELDESLLLVGSSDGNVRIWRNYAQKGGQKLVTAFSSVQGHRAAGRSVVIDWQQQSGYLYASGDMSSILVWDLDKEQLLNTIPSSADSGISALSASQVRPGQFAAGFIDASVRIFDVRTPDRLVYMARPHAPRTEKVVGIGFQPGFDPYKIVSASQAGDIQFLDVRRAAEPYLTIEAHRGSLTALAVHRHAPVIASGSAKQMIKVFSLEGEQLTIIRYQPSFMGQRIGSVNCLSFHPYKSLLAAGAGDNALVSIYAEDNYQVR